The sequence below is a genomic window from Labilithrix sp..
CTCCACGCCTTCGCGCGCGCGAAGGTCCCGCCGGACGACCAAGCGCTGCCGGCGAGCGAGCGCGCCGCGACGGTGATGCACGTCGACATGCTCCTCGCGGCGATCCACGTCGAGGCGGCGATCGAGCTCCTCGCGGAGGCGGACCGCGCGGTGGCGATCGCGATGTACCTTCCCGCGCCGCTGCCGCTGCCGATCCGGCCCGATCCGTCGCGGCCGAAGTTCCCGATCTCGTCGCGGCGTCTCCTCGACTCGTCGCGGAAGCTCCTCGAGTCGCAGCCGGCGCTCGAGGAGCCTGCGATCGTGGACGAGGTCCCGCCCGCGTCGGCGTCCGCAGCCGAGACGCTCCCGGACCTCGAGGCGGAGAGATCGGCGCCGGAGCTCCCGGCCGAGGTCGAGCCGATCGCGGAGGCGGCGAGCGTCACCGCCGCCGCCGTCGGCGCGGGCGCGCTCTCGAACGAGGCGAGCACGGCGGTCGGCGCGGTGGAGCCCACCGAAGCGGCGGCGGAGACGAGCGCGGCGGTCGGCGCGGTGGAGCCGCCGGAAGCGGCGGCCGAGGCGAGCACCGCGGTCGGCGCGGTGGAGCCGCCGGAAGCGGCGGCCGAAGCGAGCGCGGCGGTCGGCGCGCCGCACGCCGAGGCGACGTCCGAGTCGAAGAAGCCGTCGTCGCCGGCGGCGTTGCAAGCGCCCGTGCCGCCGTCGTCGGCGACGCGGGAGGGGCTCATCGCCGAGTGGCAGCTCGCGAACCCGGTCGTCGCGGGGTTCGCGACGATCGCCGGCGAAGACGAGGCGCGCCGTCGCGCCGCGATCGTGATCCTCGGCGCGACGCTGCCGTCGTCGTCGCTCGCGTCGTCGCTGCGGCTCGCGCTCGGCACGAAGCGCGGTCGTCAGCTCATGAACGTGCACGAGGCGAACGGCGTCTTCTGGCTCACGCAGGAGCGCTACGAAGAGCTCGCGCGATTCCTCGGCGAGCGCGAGGCCGCCAACGGCTCGCTGACCCCGGCCGAGGCGGACGCGCGTTTGCAAGAGGTCGTCGACGTCGCCGTCCGCGAAGGCTTCAAGGCGCAGGAGATCGCGTGGTCCCTCGACGCCGTCATCGCGGCGGGCCGCTGAGCGAGACTACGCGCACTGGCGCGAGCGGTATCAACGCCGGTTCTTGTCGACGACGGCGAACGCGATGAGGACGAAGGCGGCGAGGCGGACGAGGTAGACGTACGGCTGGCTCTCGCGGCCGAACGCGACGAGCACGAGCATCGCGCGGTTGAGCGCCATGCCGACGAAGGCGATCGCGAAGAGGACGAAGAGCCGGTCGCGCGTCTCGCGCCAGAACCGGAGGAAGTAGGCGGCGGCGATGAGGAACGCCATCGTCGAGCCGCCGGTGATGAAGGCGTGGAGCACGTTCGTCATCGCGTCCCCTCGTTCCGCCAGACGAGACCGACGAGCAGCGCGACGACCGACGCGAGCGACGAGGCGTCGCGATAGATGATGAGGCTCACCGTGTCCTCGGTGAACAGCTCGTCGACCACGAGCAGCACGTTGTTGAAGAAGAGCCCCGCGAAGCAGATCGTGCTCCACAAGAGGAGCTGCGACTTGCTCTCGCGGTACGCGCGGAGCAGGAGGAGTGCGCAGACGAGGCTCGTCAGCGCACACAAGCCATATACGGCGTCACGCATCTCCGTCCCCCTTCTTGTTGCCCCGGATCAAGAATGCGTTGGCGAAGGCACGGACGGGATCTTTTCCGTCCCGTGAGATGAGCGCAGCCACGACGTCGCTGCGGCGCAATCGGTTCAGGTCGGCGACCTCGCGGAGGACTTCGTCGATCGCGGGGCTGATCGGCTTGTACGCATACAGGAGGTCGTTGCCGATGCTCACCGTGAGGAAGCCACGTCCACACAGGATCGCCAGGTCCTGCTCGACGCTCGCGGTCGGCAGCTTCAGCGCTGCAGCGAGCGTGCGCGCGGTGAAGGTGTGCGTCGGGTCGGATCGAAGATGGAGAAGGACGTCTAGCCGTTCGACCGATTCGATCGAAGACGTGAGGAGCCGTGCCACATGCTCGGGTATCTTCTCCGACACGTATTCGGTTTGAGCTTCAACGAAGCGGGCGCTCTTCGGAAGAGGAGGTTTGTCGCAGAACGCTGCGGGCGTGTTGCCCTCCTCATCTACTTCTTCTTCATCTACTCGAACTGGGAGGACGAGCTCAGGATGCCGCCTGGCGTGAAGCGATCGAACGTGTCGCTGATGACCTGGCCGTCGTAGGCGGTGACGCGAAGCGTGAATTTTCCTTCACCGAAGCCGGATGCATCCGTCAGCGTGCCGTCGGTGCCGCGCTCGAGCGGGGTCCACGTCGACGCGGCGGCCTTCTTGACCTCCACCGTCTTCAGCGGGAGGCGCGCCCCGCGCACCCACAGGCTCGTCCAGTACGGGTTCGCCTCGGTCTGGAACTGATAGCGGAGCTTCTCGTTCGACGGCGCGCACTTCACGAGCGACCAGGTCATCCGCCGCGGGTACTCCCCGTCGAAGACCTGATCGAACGCCTTTTGGCTGAGATCGACGTCGTTGGGCCCGACCGTCTCGCCGGTCGTGATGACGCGCGCCGTGACCGACTTGCCGCGCGCGGTCTTGATCGTCACGCACGTATCGCAGAGCGCGCCGTTGCCGTTGAAGCGCAAGGCGAGGCCGGCGAGGAGGTCGCCGATGCTCGCCTCGACCTCGGGCGGGTAGGGCGCGCACGAGTTCCAGAACGAGCCGTGGAACGCGACCGGCCCGAGGTTGTAGTCGCCGGCGTGCTGCTCGCCGATCGCGGTCGCGACCGGCGCGGTCGAGAACCCACCCGAAGACGGCGACGCTCCGCAAGCGAGGAGCATCGCCGTCCCGAGGAGCACGCGCGCGTGAGCCACGTGCGCAGTATATCGCGCTCAGTTCGCCGGGCAGACGTCGAAGCCGGCGGCGACGGTGGCCTCCGCCGTCGTCGCGTCGATCGACTCGACGAACGCGATGAGGTCGGCGCGGTTCGTGCCGCTCGCCGGGTCGAAGTTCGGATTGCCCGCCGTCCAGTGCGCCTTGAAGCGATCGTCGGTGAAGAGCGCGGTGAGCGTCGCGGCCTGACCGTGATGCAGGTACGGCGCGCCGAGCGTCACGCCGTACAGCGACGGCACGTTGTAGCCGGTGAAGCCCTGCGCGCGCGGGTCCGCGCCGCCGCGCCGTTCGAGCGCCTCGGTCACGGTGACGTCGAGCGCGCCGCCGGCCTGGCGGACGCCGAACGTGCCGACGTCACGGATGACGCACGAGCCCTGACCGGGTGCGCGCGCCGTGTCGTCGGGCGCCGCCGCGCCGGCGGGCGGCGTCTGGGTGGAGATCTGCGTCGTGTTCTTCGTGAGGAACGGGCCGATGCCGGCCGCCGGCGTGACGCCGGGCGCCGGGAACGCGAGCGCGCCGAAGGTGGCGGTGCCCCCGTTGCTCGGGTTGTAGGGGCGGCGCGAGATCGTCCAGCCGCCGCCGCCGTGGCACTTCGAGCAGCCGCCCGTGTCGCCCTTGAAGAGATCAGCGCCGCGCTGGACCGCCCCCGCGTCGAGGAACTTCTTGCCCTGCGCGGGCACGATGCTCTTCACGTACTCGTTGATGTCGTCCCAGTCGGTGCGGCCGCATCGCTCCTGACCGGCCGGCGTGTCGCCGATGACGCCGTCGGCGAGGTCCTTGTTCGAGAGCTGGAGCCCGCCCGGGAGCACGCCCGCGTTCACGCGGCGGACCTCCTGGCCGAGCTGCCCGCAGCTGCCGGTCGGGGCGTTCGTGATCGCTCCCTTGCCGCCCGACGTGCCGCGCGTGTTCGCCTCGAAGTCGTGCATCTCGTCGATGATGCCGGTCCAGTTGAAGAAGCGCTGGCGGCCTGCGCCGGTCGCGCCGTGCGTGAACGAGCCGTCGAGCGACGTGCTCTGGCGCGGCCCGGCCGCGAACGTCCAGGTCACGTTGTCGCTGAGGCCGTCCGGGTGGCAGGAGCCGCACGACGACCACGCCTGGCCGTTCGCGGTCGGCTCCGCCGCGGCGGTGCCGTTTCCGGACCAGCGACCGCGGCCGGTGAAGAAGAAGTGGCGGCCGCGATCGATCGCGGTCGTCGCCGGCGCGGTCGACTCCTTCACGTCAGCGACGGACTGGCTCGTGAAGTCGAGGATCGCCATGCGGTGTGAGCCCCAGCAGTTGACGTAGCCCTTCTGGAGCTTTTCGCCGATCGCGATGCCGGTGGGGTTGTGGCACGCCTTGACGTCGGAGGCGGAGGGGTTGCCCTGGACGTCGATCTGCGCCGCCTGCGTCGCTCCGATCGAGAGCTCCGCGCCGCTGTAGTCGATGCGCTGGACGACGTCGGCGCCGCGCGACACCGCGTACGCGACCTTGAGGCCCGGCACGAAGTCGACGTCGACGACGTCGGCGAGGAAGAACTTGTTGCCGGCGATCGTCTTCTTCTGCACCGCTTGCGTGAGGTTCGCGGTGCCGTTCGCGCCGGTGACCTCCGCCTTGGTCGCGAGATCGCCGACGTGCATCACGGCGTAGAGGTTCTGATCGAAGCGGAGGGGGAGCGCCGGCGACGACGAGATCGACGGGACGAAGACCTGCGTGCCGTTGATCGCGACGGCGTGGAGCTGGTTCGGCTGCGTCTTCTCCTCGAACGTCGCGCCGTCGAGCGGCGCGGTGTCGTTCGTGAACGGCTGGAAGTCGATCTTGCCCTTGTCGCTGCCGTCGACGCCGAAGAGGCGCACGCGGCCGATGCGGCCGTCGTTTGCCGTCTCTTTGCCCGCGACGGGCTCGCCGAAGAAC
It includes:
- a CDS encoding YncE family protein, with the translated sequence MLSATVAATVFAGLAGGCGDDDSPPAAPVDDAGPDTSVITPPEDSGSDVVTPPPLGATAKRASKSGTIAISDDDAIVGMVNPEDGSVSFFQTSDNARLSVVKTGTGAAPSAIVIASDSKTAWVANRGTATVVKITGIDTATPAVGAPINVGSEPTGIALSPRGSKLFVAELAEGSVSVIDTAAGTRTAIAGAVRNPRAIAVTNDLDDDEADETVVVTEFFGEPVAGKETANDGRIGRVRLFGVDGSDKGKIDFQPFTNDTAPLDGATFEEKTQPNQLHAVAINGTQVFVPSISSSPALPLRFDQNLYAVMHVGDLATKAEVTGANGTANLTQAVQKKTIAGNKFFLADVVDVDFVPGLKVAYAVSRGADVVQRIDYSGAELSIGATQAAQIDVQGNPSASDVKACHNPTGIAIGEKLQKGYVNCWGSHRMAILDFTSQSVADVKESTAPATTAIDRGRHFFFTGRGRWSGNGTAAAEPTANGQAWSSCGSCHPDGLSDNVTWTFAAGPRQSTSLDGSFTHGATGAGRQRFFNWTGIIDEMHDFEANTRGTSGGKGAITNAPTGSCGQLGQEVRRVNAGVLPGGLQLSNKDLADGVIGDTPAGQERCGRTDWDDINEYVKSIVPAQGKKFLDAGAVQRGADLFKGDTGGCSKCHGGGGWTISRRPYNPSNGGTATFGALAFPAPGVTPAAGIGPFLTKNTTQISTQTPPAGAAAPDDTARAPGQGSCVIRDVGTFGVRQAGGALDVTVTEALERRGGADPRAQGFTGYNVPSLYGVTLGAPYLHHGQAATLTALFTDDRFKAHWTAGNPNFDPASGTNRADLIAFVESIDATTAEATVAAGFDVCPAN